The following is a genomic window from Lysinibacillus sp. JNUCC-52.
CTCCTTCATTACAGCATCTATATAAATAGATGGGTCATTTAATAGTTTTGCAGCATCATCCATAAATGGTGTAATCCACTCTGAACCGACACCGTATGCTACTGTAATAAGCACTAATACGACAGTTGGCACAAAAAGGGTAGTATATACTTTTTTATCGACAGTACCTGTTGTTTCTTTTTCCTCACCCCAGAAGGCATAAAGGAAAATACGAATAACAGAAAGTAACACAAGTAAAGAGGAGGCTAAAATAAAAATACTACTCCACATGCTTCCAGCCTCAAAGCCCCCTTGAACGATTAACAGCTTGCCCACAAAACCACTAAGTGGGGGAATGCCAGCTAAACCGAAGGCAGCTATTAAATAAAACCAGCCTAGCACAGGGTACTTTTTCATAAGACCGCCCATCTTACGTAAATCTGATGTGCCTGTAATGTAAATGACAATACCAATCAACATAAAGAGAGCAGCCTTAATTAGCATGTCATGGATTAAGTAAAACATCGCACCCTTTAACGCTACTTCATTCATTTGAGATACACCAAATAAAATGACACCGACTGCAATCACAATGTTGTAGATAATAATAAGTTTGACATCGAAATAGGCAAGTGCCCCGATACAGCCTGCAATAATCGTTCCAATCGCTAATATCATTAACAAATGATGTGTATACGATAAATCATGGACGAAAAATAATGTATATGTGCGAGTAATCGCATAAACGCCAACTTTTGTTAAAAGTGCCCCAAATAGTGTTAACACAGGAATGGGTGCAGCTGCATATGAAGTTGGAAGCCAGAAGTAAAGCGGGAAAATCGCCGCTTTTAAACCAAATACCATTAAAAATAACACAGCAATAACGGTTATGATACCTGGCTGATTAATGTCGCTAATTTTCACTGCAATGTCTGCCATATTCAATGTGCCTACAACGGAGTAAAGAAAAGCTACCGTAATAACAAACAATGCAGAAGAAATGACATTGATTAAAATATATTTAATGGAGCCTTTCAGTTGTCCTTTTTCTCCACCTAGTACAATTAATAAATACGACGCCATTAACAGTACTTCAAAGAATACGAATAAGTTAAAAATATCCCCTGTCGTAAATGCGCCATTCACACCTGTTAAAATAAACATAATACCAGGGTAATAGAAAAAGCGTTCTCGCTCTTTTGTGATAGAACCAAAGCCATACCACACAACGAAGAATGCAATGAGCAATGTCGTTGTTACTAATAGTGCTGACATCATATCAGAAACCATTGTTATACCATAAGGTACTGGCCAATTCCCGAATGTCACCTTTTGCAGACCATCATGTTTTACTTTCATCAATAGGGAAATGGCTGATATGAAAGCGAGTAGGATTCCCAGTAAAGCAAACGAGCGCTGATATTTTAAATTTTTCTGCCCAAACATTAAAATCATACCGAAGAAGAACGGAATGATGATTGGTAGTAAAAGGAAGTTATTCATCCTCATCACTTCCTCTCATTAAACTAATATCATCAGTTTCTAGCTCCTGATACGAGCGATAGGCAAGTACTAGGAAGAAAGCCGTTACCCCAAAACTAATAACAATCGCGGTTAAAATTAAAGCTTGTGGTAAAGGGTCCGCAAATGTTTTGGCCCCATCTTTTAATACAGGAGGAGCTTCCCCTGTCAGTCCACCCATTGTTAAAATGAGTAAATGTGCACCGTGACTTAAAAGTCCAGTACCAATAATAATGCGTAATAAGCTTTTCGATAATATTAAATAAACAGCTGCCATAAACAAAAAGCCAATGACAAACGCCATAATTATTTCCATTATTCATCCTCTCCAATCGTTTGAATAATGGTCATCGTAACGCCAACAACAACCAAGTAAACACCGCTGTCAAAAAGCATGGCAGTGTGTAAGGATTGCTTACCTAGAAGCGGTAAATCGAAATAATCAAAGAAATGTGTGAAAAATGGTTTCCCTAAAAACATAGGGAATGCCGCTGTTGCAAGTGCCAATAATAAGCCCGTTGCAGTTAAATACGTATAGTTAATCGGTAAAACATTGCGTACAGTGTTTAAATCAAAGGCAAGTACTAAAAGCACGATGGCACTGGATGTTAAAAGTCCACCAACAAAGCCTCCACCTGGTGTATAATGACCAGCTAAAAAAATATGAATGGAGAAGAAGAAAATAATGAAGAATACAATTTTAGCTGTAAATTGTATTATCACATCATTTGTTTTCATGCGATTTCTCCTTTCTATTCATACGCAGCTTAATCATTGCTAAAATTGCCATTCCAGCAATACCTAACACTGTAATTTCAAATAATGTATCAAAGCCACGGTAGTCTACTAAAATAACATTGACGATGTTGCCGCCACCCGCTAAAGAATAGACGGTTTCTTCGTAATATTTTGAGATAGTCGGCACAAGCTTTTGAGAATGTGCCGATAAAGCTATAAGCGTCACCATCACACCAACTGCGATGGAGATAACTGCACGATTTAACTGAAAGCGCATGCGTTCCTCACGTTTTCCGAGTTTCGGAAGATGATAAAACGCCAATAAAAATAATGCAACAGAAATAGTTTCAATTACTAGCTGTGTTAATGCTAAATCAGGTGCATTGAACATAACGAAGAATAATGCGACAGTGTAACCGACAGAGCCAAGTCCAATAATTGCTGTAAGACGTGACTTCGCAAAAATAGTTATCGCTGTGCCGATAATTAACACGACAATTAAAATTAATTGGTAAGATCGAATTGGTGCCGCACCTTCAAATGATAATGAAAAGGCATCCTTGGCAAATAATGTCCCAATGGAAATAACGGCAATAGCACTAAACATATACAATAAGTAGTGGCGCATTGAACCAGTCATATAAAGACGGGATACACGATTTAATCCGACATCTAAACCGTACATTGCTTTGTCATAGGCATTATTGAGCGTAAGAGCACGTGGGAATAGATTATAAATGCCTTGCCATTTAGGTAAGCCAACAAATAAAAGGACACCTATAATGACAATACCGATAGTCATGATTAATTCTGGTGTTAGACCCCCATGCCAGGCAGCCACGTGAATATTGATATCTTCAGGAAGATCATATAAAAAAGGCTGAATAGCTTGTACTGCTGGTTTGACAAACGTATCCCCAATAATATTAGGGATGAAGAAAATAATGACTACTAATGATGCTAAAATCATCGGTGATATTAGCATACCAATTGGCGCCTCATGTGGTTTATGCGTGTAAAGCTCTGGTTTATATTTTCCTGTAAATGTTCTAAATACAAAGTAGAAACTATAAATAAACGTAAAAATACTCGCTATCCAAGCAACGATAGGGAAGAGAACACCCCATGTATCAAAACCAAAAAATTCAAAATTTTGAAGTGCTAACATAGCTGTTAAAAACATTTCCTTACTTAGAAAACCATTAAATGGTGGTAAACCTGCCATTGAGAAGCTGCCAATAGCCGCCACTGTAAAGCTAAGCGGCATAATGCTCATTAATCCTCCAAGCTTACGAATATCACGAGTACCTGTTTCATGATCAATAATCCCAGCAATCATGAATAAGCTACCTTTAAATGTGGCATGGTTGATTAGGTGGAAAATGGCTGCAAAGGCCGCATATTTAAACACTGAATCAGCTGCACCGTTTACATGAAATGCAACTGCCCCAGCGCCGAGTAACGACATAATTAATCCAAGCTGACTGACAGTAGAAAATGCTAAAATTCCTTTTAAATCGGTTTGTTTTACTGCAAAGAACGAACCCCAGAATAGTGTTAACAAACCTATTCCTGTAACAAGCCAAACCCATAGCTCAGAAGCTGCATAAATTGGTGTAAAGCGAGCAACTAAGTAAATGCCTGCTTTTACCATTGTTGCAGAGTGTAAGTATGCGCTGACAGGTGTCGGTGCTTCCATGGCATCTGGTAACCAAATGTAGAATGGGAATTGTGCAGATTTTGTAAATGCGCCTAGGAGTAATAAAACAAGTGCCCATGTGAACAATGGATGTTGCACTAGGTTTGGTGCCATTGCAATGAGTTCACGAATTGAATATGTTCCACCCATTAAATAAAGAAGGATAAATCCTCCTAACATCATTAAGCCGCCAAAGACTGTAATCATCATGGATTTTAGTGCACCAAAGCGAGAAGCATCACGTGTGTACCAATATCCAATAAGTAGGAATGATGAAATCGACGTTAACTCCCAGAAGAAGTACAATGAAATTAAATGGTCAGATTGTACAACCCCGAGCATTGCAGTCATAAATAATAATAAGTAAACATAAAAATTATGTAGTTTTTCTTTATGTTTATCTAAGTAGAAAATGGAGTAAAGCACAACGAGTGAGCCAATTCCTGTAATGAGTAACGAAAACAGTAAACTAAGTCCATCTAAATACGATACGATCGAAATATCGAGCGATGGAATCCAAGGTATCCCATCATAAAACACTTCTCCTTGGGCAACTCTCGCTATATAAGTTGCGTAAATAATGGCGAGTGTTGCAGGCACTGCAAGAACAAACCAGCCTGTGTGAATATTTTTAATGCTTTTATATATAAAAGGCACAAATATTGCAGCAAGCATCGGGATGAAAATATAGAGTACTTGTAACAAAAAAATCCTCCTTTATGCAGGTAAGTGTAATAATTATAACGTACTTTCGTAGGGAATGCATATGGCCTAACAGGATTTAGCTTGGATAGCAGGGGAATTTTAGCTATATTATAAATAGGAAGTTATCAAAAAAAAACAGAGGAAAAAATTTTTTATGAGGAACCCTTACATATATGGTTATTTACCATTAATTACAATTTTATTGTTTAGTTTAACGTTCGGTATGTATGCAGTAGGCGAAGCATTACAAATCTTCCAAGCAATCGGTGTTTATTCAGGAATGCGTGAATTTTTATCGGATTTTGAATTACGTGTATTATTGCTTGTTGTATTTGCAGTTATTTTTTTTATGGCAATTTCAGCGCTTAAATTAGTTGGAGAAACAATTCATGAACTAGGAATGTTATTTTTTTCAAAAGATAATGAAGGGGCAGCGGTAAGCCAAGCACGTGGAGGCTATGTCATTTTATTTATTGGAGCTATGTGTTCTGTCTTTGCTATTCAATCGATTTATGCATTAGCGGGTATATTCGTATTAACGATTTTTGTTTATTTCATTTATCTTATCTATAAAATGAGCCTTTTTATGTCCATGGGGGGAACGATTGGATTACTAATATTTGAGCTTTTCATGTGGACAATATTATTTTCGTTATTAGTTTATGTCATTTTAAAATTGTATAACGGTGTACTGGCAAGCCTTCCTTTTGCAAAATAGAGTGACAGGCACCGAAACAATTCTGAATTTTGTCAGTAGGAAATAACCAAGTAAAAACCCACTTAGACTCCTGCGGGAACGCACGCAAAGTAAGACGCAACAGGCGGCGCGATAGCGACGGTTGCGGCTTACAGAGTGCCCGCAGGAAAGCGAAGTGGGTTTTTACGCTATAAGAAGTCGTTTTTTGCAAGGAGATATTACTCTAGTAAAACATTAAATAGCTTGTGATGGATTTTATACGCTTCTAGTTTTTCCATTGGTTGAGGTTTATCATAGCCTAGCCAGACAGCGGCTGTATACTGATCATTTAAGCCCGCGAGCCAATAATCGCGGTAATCATTTGTCGTACCAGTCTTAGCCCCAACATAATTACTATTATTATAAACACCTTGCCCCGTCCCATTTGTTACAACCTCAGCAAGTAACTCCCGCATATATTTTACCGTTTTGGGCGACCATATTTGATCGCGTTCCGAATCCCAGCTATATAGCACGGTACCATCATTTGCCGTCACCTTGCGAATACTATGTGCCAAGACATATGAGCCATCAATAAAGCTTGTATAGGCATCTGCTAGCTCAAGTGCTGTGACACCGTACGTTAATCCACCCAATGAAGCGGCGTACGTATGATCCTTTGCTACGATGGAGCGGAAATGGAATCGATCAAGGTAACTAAATGCCGTATCCACTCCAACAGCGTTAAAAAGACGAAGCGCGGAAGTATTATAACTATTACGGAATGCTGTACGAATAGTCACATCCCCATATTTATACCCCCCATAGTTTTGAGGGCAAAAAGAACCGACACAATAACTACCACCGTTTACGATGGAATCAGGCGTATGTGTGCTCGTTTCAAAAAAAGGTGCGTAGACAGCAAGTGGCTTAAATGCTGAACCAGGCTGTCTTGGTCCTTGAAAAGCTCGATGATAGTCAAACTTCTCGTAATTTTTACCAGCATAGAGGCTGATAATTTCACGCGAAGTGTTATTAATAACAGCTCCTGCTGCCTGCAATTCCCCAGTTCCTAATATAGCTGTCATATGCTGTTCATCATAATTTTGTTTAGCTGGATCAAGGGCAGTATAAATAGTTAACCCATTTTGAAACAAAGTGTGGAGACGGTTGTCTAGTTGTGTTTGAATCGACTTTTTTTCTTCTTCACTTTGTGTATTTTGAAGTCGATCTTTGTAGCCCTCTTTTTCGGCTACAAGCCAACGTAGCTCTTGAAGAACATAAGTGCTATACATCGGATAGCTTTGCATCTTATTTTTGACATTTAATATTATTGGTGCTGCTTTATAAGAAGTGGCATCTTCTTTTGTAATTGCGCCACTTGCAGCGAGTGTATCGAGTAGCCGTTCCTGTCTTGCCTTTGTTTCATCAAAATTTTTCAAAGGATTATAAAGTGATGGGTTGTTTGGAATAGCGGAAATAAAAGCAATTTCAGCAATTGATAAATCTTGAATTGATTTTTGAAAATAAAAAGTCGCGGCACTTCCGATGCCATAAACTTGGTTGCTAAAATAAGATTCATTTAAATACATTGTTAAAATTGCATCTTTATCGTATTTTTTTTCTAGTTCGTAGGCATAAAATAATTCCGTTAATTTACGTTCGTACGTTTTTTCATCAGATAGATAGCGCATTCGAACAAGCTGTTGTGTAATGGTACTGCCACCTTGTGATGTGGCATTAGCGTTAGAGTTTGCGACAACAGCACGAATAATGGCACTTAGATCGAAGCCGATATGTTCATAAAAGTCAGCATCCTCACTAGCAATAAAAATTTCCTGGGCAATTTGTGGAATTTCTTGCAGTGTTAATGGTTGTCGCCATTCGACATATTCTTCGCTAAAGGTTTGACCATTCTGATCTATTAATGTAACGGGAAGTTGAACTTGTACGTCAGGCACATCAATTGTCCCTTCGATTTGTTCTTCGTGCGCTTGAGCTGTATTCAACTCTGTTCGTATATTCGTTCCAATCCACCAAATGGTAGGTAAACATAGAGTAATAATAATAAAACCAAAAACCTTTTTCATATATGCCTCCAACTTTGAAAATAAGTCTTTCAACAGAATAGCATATTTTGGATGCTTTCCAAATACTCGTTGAGACCTATTTACGCAATACAAAACTATAAAAACAAATGACAGCGGTAGTCTGTTTCTTCCACCATTATTTTGGGTTATACTACCATAGGTACCAAGCAGAAGTTTCGCTGTTATCGCAAATATAATTGGTTGAACGATTGTAAAATTACAAAATTCGTCAATACTTAGATGGAGAAAACAGCTAGGAAGTATGTTAGACTAATATGAGGTCAGAAATGATCTAGGATGATCATTTTCATTGAAACTGAAATTTTACATTTAAAGGAGAGACTCCAATGTTTCCACAATTAACAACAGAAGTACAAGAAGGCGAAGTACTAGTAGAAATGAAAACAACTTTAGGTGCTTTAAAAATTAAACTATTTCCAAAACAAGCACCAAAAACTGTTGAAAATTTCTTAGGTCATGCAAAATCAGGTTATTACGATGGCATCATTTTCCACCGTGTTATTCAAGATTTCATGATTCAAGGCGGTGACCCTACTGGTACAGGTATGGGCGGTGAGTCAATTTGGGGTAACTCATTTGAAGATGAGTTTTCTGATGAATTATTTAACCTACGTGGTGCACTTTCAATGGCAAACGCTGGTCCAAACACAAATGGTTCACAATTCTTTATCGTACAAATGAAACACCTGCCAAGCGATATGCTGCGCCAACTTCAAGGTGCTGGTTTCCCAGAAGAAATTATTGAGGCATATGCTAAAAACGGTGGGACACCATGGTTAGACCATAAACACTCTGTATTCGGTCATGTTGTAGAAGGTATGGATATCGTTGATAAAATTGCTGATGTAGCAAAAGATAACCGCGATAAACCGCTTGAAGATGTTAAAATTGAGTCAATTACAGTTTTTGAATAATAATTGTAAGGACGTGTAGAAAATATGGAACATTTAATGTATCAATTTTTATATTTCCCTGAAGATAAAACAGCGTACATTCCAGCAGCTTTCGAATTTTTAATCATGCTTATTTTATGTATAGGCGTATTTATGATTTTCCGTAAAATCTCTAAAAAGCAGGAATTAAAGTCTAAGGAAATCGAAACACGTATTTTAGCTGAACGAAATAGCACAAACAATCAACAAAACGTATAAAAAAAGCACTCTGCGAAAGAGTGCTTCAGACTGTAGACAAACTCGAAAAATTTCGAGTTTGCCTACAGTCTTTTTTCATTTTAAAATAAAAATAGATGTCTACTGCCGTTGATTTCCGCTACGTTCGGGCGCTTTCCGCGGGCACACACGTAAGCCGCAACCCTCGCTAACGCGCGGTTTGTTGCGTCTTACGTTCTGTGCTTTCCCGCAGGAGTCGCCCGCCCTTCGCTCCAATCAACTTGATATGAATTGCTATCAATCAACTATAAATAAAATAATCTATTTGAGGTGATGGAAAATGATGTCGAAAAATCAAATCAATGAACGTGACCAATTAGAAATGCTGACAATTGACCAATTGGTGCCACAAGACCATTTAGTTCGAAAACTAGAGGCAGCGATTGATTTTTCGTTTATCTATCCATTAGTCGAAAACCTCTATTCATCTTTAGGGCGTCCAAGTATTGACCCCGTTGTTCTCTTTAAAATGACCTTTATTCAATACGTTTTTGGTATTCGCTCTATGCGTCAAACTATCAAAGAAATTGAAACGAATATGGCCTATCGCTGGTTTTTAGGTTTTGGCTTCCATACAGAAGTTCCTCACTTCTCTACCTTCGGTAAAAATTATGCACGACGCTTCCAAGACACAAATGTGTTTGAACAGATATTCTATCGTATTCTAAAAGAAATTATGAATCGAGGGCTCCTTCATGCGGACCATGTATTTATTGATTCGACGCATGTAAAAGCGAGCGCCAATAAACGAAAGTATGATAAAAAAGTCGTTCGAAAAGAAACACGTGCTTATGAAGAGAAACTCCAACTGGAATTAAATATTGATCGTGAGGAAAACGGAAAAAAGCCCTTCCCTCCACAGAAATTTAAAAAAGATGAATGGAAAGAAATCAAAGAAAGTACGACAGACCCTGAGAGTGGTTATTATGTTAAGGATGAACGGACTAAGCAGTTTGCGTATTCATTTCATGCAGCGACAGATGAAAAAGGCTTTGTATTAGGAACGATTGTGACTCCAGGAAATGTGCACGATAGCTATGTATTGCAGCCACTTGTTGAAAAAATCATTGAAAAAGTGAAAAAGCCATTAGCGATTGCTGCGGACGCTGCTTATAAAACACCTGCCATCACTAACTTTTTATTAGAGAATCAAATGTTACCTGTTCTCCCTTATACACGTCCTAAAACAAAAGATGGTTTCTTTCGAAAGCACGAATATGTGTACGATGAGTACTATAATTGTTATCTTTGCCCACAAGGGCAGGTATTGAAATATACGACAACGACGAAGGAAGGGTATCGCCAATATAAATCGAATCCAACGATTTGTGCGAATTGCCCCTTGCTATCACAATGTACAGAAAGCAGGAATCATCAAAAACTGATTCAACGGCATATATGGGAAACCTATATGGAAGAAGCTGAACATTTGCGCCATTCCTATGATATTAAACAAATTTATGCAAAGCGCAAAGAAACGATAGAACGTGTCTTTGCGGATGCAAAAGAAAAGCATGGTATGCGATGGACAACCTTAAGAGGTCTTAAAAAATTGTCCATGCAGGCGATGCTTACTTTTGCTGCCATGAATTTGAAAAAGCTTGCTACTTGGACATGGCAAGCTGCTTCATAGAGAGGAAATGCTCGAAGAGTATGGTCAAAATTAAAGTAAGAACCCATTTTTTACAAAGAAAATAACAAAAAGGGATTAAGAATTCTATTCTTAATCCCTTTTGTCGACAAGCTGAAGCACTCTGCGAAAGAGTGCTTTTTTTTATGGCACAACCACCATTAAGTGACTGGCACTTTAAAGATTCAGAATTGTTTGAGTGACTGGCACGCAAGCTTAAAGCGAGCGACTGCATCTTTTACAGTATCAAATGAGCACGCGACGTTCATGCGTAGGAAGCCACGGCCTTCTTCACCATATTTTGAACCTGGTTCTAATGCAAGTTTTCCAACTTCAAGCAGTTGCTTCATTATTTCTTTTTCGTCGATGCCTAATTGACGACAATCAATCCACAGCAAGTATGTGCCTTGAGGTTTTGCAATGTGTATGCCAGGTAATTGCGTTAACTCGCTAATGACATAATCCATATTATTAGAAATATAAGGAAGTAACTCTTCTAGCCATGGTAATCCTTCAGTGTAAGCGGCTTGCAGAGCAATAGGAGCAAAGCTGTTTAATGATCCTTGACCACTGGCCATATTAACTGCCTCTAATAGAAGGCGTTTTTTCTTATCTGTTGCAATAATATAAGACACTTGGATACCTGCAAGGTTAAATGTTTTTGTCGGTGCCATACATGTAATTACACGATCGATTTCATCACCTGCAATTTTTGCAAGCGGAGTATGCTGGGCACCATCTAACATTAAATCTGCGTGGATTTCATCTGAAATAATTAGAACGTCATACTTTGCACAAAGACGAATAATCTCTTTTAGTGTGGCTTCATCCCATACATAACCACCTGGATTATGTGGGTTACACAATATGTAAGCTTTAATATCTTGGGCAAGTGTTTGTTCAAATGCCTCAAAATCATAGACAAACATACCGTCTTTTTCTACTAACGGACAAGTTACGACCTCACGACCATTGCTTTTTGGGATATTAAAAAATGGCGGATAGACAGGTGTTGAAATAAGTACCTTATCACCTACATTAGTCAATGCGGTTAGAATATTTGCTAATGCTGATACAACCCCGTGGCTAAAAGAAATGAATTCTTTTTCGATGTGCCAATTATAACGATTGTATTGCCAGTCAACTATCGACTGTTTTACTTCCTCACATACAAAGCCATAACCAAAAATGGCACCCTCCGCATGCTTTTGTAATGCCTTTGAAACAGCTGTTGGTGGAGCAAAGTCCATGTCTGCTATCCACATTGGTAATATTTCTGTCGTATCGTTTAGGCCATAAATTTTCTCCATTGCGTCCCATTTTACTGAGTTAGTATAGCGACGATTTAAAGTTTGATCGAAAATAGACAAGCAAATCACTCTTTTCTTTTTTTTTTACTATGGTATCATACCTATTAAGATTAAAGGATAATAGGTGAGTATTTTGGAAAATATAAAAATGAATCGAGCAGCCGTACATCTGCTAGCGGAGTGGGATCCTTTCCACATCGGAGCTGAGCATTATGATACAGAAACAGCAGATGTTGTTGCAGCATTACAAAGTATTGATGACCCCTCAGCACTTGCAAAGGTCATTCAAGAAACTTACGAGCACTCGTTTGAGCAATGGATTCCAATTGAAGATTGTGTTGCCATTTCATACAAACTAATTGCCATTAAGTTTGAAGCAAAATGCATTATTTAATCGACATATAGTGTTTTTCTATTGGAAATAGCTTGTAGGGCTAGTATTTATGCGAATTACCAGCTGCTTCCTTATAAAAGTGAGGTTG
Proteins encoded in this region:
- a CDS encoding DUF1871 family protein, translated to MENIKMNRAAVHLLAEWDPFHIGAEHYDTETADVVAALQSIDDPSALAKVIQETYEHSFEQWIPIEDCVAISYKLIAIKFEAKCII